A single genomic interval of Devosia oryziradicis harbors:
- a CDS encoding sensor histidine kinase: MKPSSATPNLLLATVTLLCVVVVVVVIAVATVMPRLGLTLVSGIDGQGVYVLRTDPSSRLHAPVERFSELLAVGDIEVTPQDLIPEPDSLETYAQYEVFLARQTALFEQLAQDNVTLRLRGPLNTFTTVVAHPEGSPLWRLPDGFWVQLLTGVAGTLIAGWVWALRPRSPGPIMFMLTAIGLLMATATSALYANRELAIDGTAFAVMVAINHVGVLLFGLAMVALLLSYPRQLVHPRWFLAIPLAIVLYMALDLAHGGLGPSQLYIFVALAMLGIIGCVGLQWWRTRRSPSDRAALGWLGLSILAGCGAFTLLGAAPVLFDTPAGIPQSHVTGVLVIVYVGLALGVSRYRLFELGDWSYRILFYTLGALLLLAVDAGLIYLLNVEAAPAFGVSLLFVGFVYLPARDWVWDRVTARRRVGQDELFGSALDIAFAPSRIAGAQQWRALLARLFDPLEVEDVADAGPRPTVSDDGISMLLPAVAGAPPLRLAYPFAGRGLFSPAHVKLAENLVSLTIRAEEGREAYMRGVGEERRRMARDLHDDVGARLLTGLHTADETTRPTLQAALSDIRAIVSGLAGDEASLDRVLAETRHEAARRLEAAGIALNWPLPDTEIDAIQLDYRLHKALTSAVREIVSNAIRHSGASHFTVTPTLSPGHLALRFADDGRGMPAEALAGETAGFGLRNLRHRIEDIGGRLTLASEPAGTSITLHIPLVLTARTPEPGVPDNALPLNSPA; the protein is encoded by the coding sequence ATGAAGCCCAGTTCCGCCACACCCAATCTGCTTCTCGCGACGGTCACGCTGCTCTGCGTGGTTGTCGTGGTGGTGGTGATTGCGGTGGCGACCGTCATGCCCCGCCTGGGCCTCACCCTGGTTTCCGGCATCGATGGGCAGGGCGTCTATGTCCTGCGCACCGATCCATCGTCGCGCCTGCATGCGCCCGTCGAGCGCTTTTCGGAACTGCTGGCGGTCGGCGACATCGAGGTGACGCCGCAGGACCTCATTCCCGAGCCCGACAGCCTCGAGACCTACGCGCAGTATGAAGTCTTCCTCGCGCGACAGACGGCGCTCTTCGAGCAGCTGGCTCAGGACAATGTCACCCTGCGATTGCGCGGTCCGCTCAACACCTTCACCACGGTTGTCGCCCACCCCGAGGGCTCGCCCCTGTGGCGCCTGCCCGACGGCTTCTGGGTGCAGTTGCTGACCGGCGTCGCCGGCACGTTGATAGCGGGCTGGGTATGGGCCTTGCGACCGCGCAGTCCGGGGCCCATCATGTTCATGCTGACGGCCATTGGCCTGCTCATGGCCACCGCAACTTCCGCGCTCTATGCCAATCGCGAACTGGCTATCGACGGCACGGCCTTTGCCGTCATGGTTGCCATAAACCACGTCGGCGTATTGCTGTTCGGCCTGGCCATGGTCGCCCTGCTGCTGAGCTATCCCCGCCAATTGGTGCATCCGCGCTGGTTCCTGGCCATTCCCCTCGCCATCGTCCTCTACATGGCCCTCGATCTAGCCCATGGCGGCCTGGGACCGTCGCAGCTCTATATCTTCGTCGCCCTTGCCATGCTGGGCATCATCGGCTGTGTCGGCCTGCAATGGTGGCGCACCCGCCGCAGCCCTTCGGACCGCGCCGCATTGGGCTGGCTGGGACTTTCCATCCTGGCAGGCTGCGGGGCCTTCACCTTACTCGGCGCCGCGCCGGTGCTGTTCGATACCCCCGCAGGCATTCCGCAAAGCCACGTCACCGGCGTCCTCGTCATCGTCTATGTCGGCCTGGCCCTGGGCGTCAGCCGTTATCGGCTGTTCGAGCTGGGCGACTGGTCCTACCGTATCCTGTTCTACACGCTAGGCGCCTTGCTGCTGTTGGCCGTCGATGCCGGGCTCATCTACCTCCTCAACGTTGAAGCCGCACCGGCTTTCGGGGTCTCGCTGCTGTTTGTCGGCTTCGTCTACCTCCCCGCGCGCGACTGGGTCTGGGATCGTGTCACGGCCCGTCGTCGTGTCGGCCAGGATGAGCTTTTCGGGTCTGCGCTCGACATTGCCTTTGCGCCGTCCCGCATTGCTGGCGCGCAGCAATGGCGCGCCTTGCTGGCTCGGTTGTTCGACCCGCTGGAAGTCGAGGATGTCGCTGACGCCGGCCCCCGGCCAACCGTCTCCGATGACGGCATATCCATGCTGCTTCCGGCCGTCGCTGGCGCTCCCCCATTGCGCCTGGCCTACCCCTTTGCCGGCCGCGGCCTGTTCTCGCCGGCCCATGTGAAGCTCGCGGAAAACCTCGTCTCGCTCACCATCCGTGCCGAAGAAGGTCGCGAGGCCTACATGCGCGGCGTAGGCGAGGAGCGCCGTCGCATGGCGCGCGACCTGCACGACGATGTCGGCGCCCGCCTGCTGACGGGCCTGCACACCGCCGACGAAACCACTCGTCCCACCCTACAGGCCGCGCTCAGCGATATCAGGGCCATTGTCAGCGGACTGGCGGGTGACGAAGCGAGCCTTGATCGTGTGCTCGCCGAAACCCGCCACGAGGCAGCCCGGCGGCTAGAAGCGGCCGGCATCGCGCTCAACTGGCCGCTTCCTGATACCGAAATCGATGCGATCCAACTCGATTATCGCCTGCATAAGGCGTTGACCTCGGCCGTGCGCGAAATCGTCTCCAACGCCATCCGGCATTCCGGCGCCAGCCATTTCACGGTGACGCCCACCCTGTCGCCCGGCCACCTGGCATTGCGCTTCGCCGACGATGGCCGCGGCATGCCGGCAGAAGCCCTGGCTGGCGAGACTGCCGGCTTTGGCCTGCGCAACCTGCGCCACCGCATCGAGGATATCGGTGGCCGCCTGACCCTGGCCTCTGAACCGGCGGGCACCAGCATCACGCTTCATATTCCGCTGGTTCTCACCGCCCGCACCCCGGAACCGGGGGTGCCTGATAACGCGCTTCCGCTTAACTCACCGGCATGA
- a CDS encoding SDR family NAD(P)-dependent oxidoreductase → MYQLLDPSRFVVFITGATSGFGAAAARRYVAAGGKVIATGRRRDRLVELQAELGAENCHIIELDVRDRAAMEKAIAAIPAPFDQINIVLANAGLALGLQPAAETDLDDWQTMIDTNVSGLVYTVRLLLPGLIARGGGHVVTLGSVAGEYAYPGGSVYAATKAFVKHFALAIRSDLQGKNVRVTDIEPGLTETEFSLVRFKGDDAKAAKPYQGTKAMTADDIAESIYWATTLPAHVNINKIQLMATTQAIGAFDIHREH, encoded by the coding sequence ATGTACCAGCTGCTCGACCCCAGCCGCTTCGTCGTTTTCATCACCGGCGCCACGTCCGGCTTCGGCGCCGCCGCTGCCCGGCGCTATGTCGCCGCCGGCGGCAAGGTGATCGCGACCGGCCGCCGCCGGGATCGGCTGGTCGAACTGCAGGCCGAGCTGGGCGCGGAAAACTGCCACATCATCGAACTCGACGTGCGTGACCGTGCCGCCATGGAAAAGGCCATCGCCGCCATTCCCGCGCCCTTTGACCAGATCAACATCGTCCTCGCCAATGCCGGTCTCGCCCTCGGGCTGCAGCCGGCGGCAGAGACCGATCTGGACGACTGGCAGACCATGATCGACACCAATGTCTCGGGCCTGGTCTATACCGTCCGCCTGCTGCTGCCCGGGCTCATCGCCCGCGGCGGCGGTCACGTCGTCACCCTGGGGTCGGTGGCGGGTGAATATGCCTATCCCGGCGGCTCGGTCTATGCCGCCACCAAGGCCTTCGTGAAGCATTTCGCCCTGGCGATCCGCTCGGACCTGCAAGGCAAGAACGTCCGCGTCACCGATATCGAGCCGGGCCTCACCGAGACCGAATTCTCGCTGGTGCGCTTCAAGGGCGACGATGCCAAGGCAGCCAAGCCCTACCAGGGCACCAAGGCGATGACGGCCGACGACATTGCGGAGTCAATTTACTGGGCAACGACTTTGCCCGCCCATGTCAACATCAACAAGATCCAGTTGATGGCGACCACGCAAGCCATCGGTGCCTTCGATATCCACCGGGAACATTAA
- a CDS encoding efflux RND transporter periplasmic adaptor subunit, whose amino-acid sequence MAKWLVVLLVLGGAGFGAWWYFLAAPQAATVPNTVVVGRADIERTVLASGVLEANSLVSVGAEVSGRIEAVHVVLGQDVRKGDLIVELDSLDQENAVKTAQAVLAGIEAQKRSQEATLAKAEAALARNQQLSANSLVSQTDLETAQAAVDSAQAQIDQLDAQIAQSELSVESAELNLARTKIVAPNDGTIVALLVDEGQTVNANSTIPTIVKIADLDTMVIKAEISEADVVRVQAGQRVYFTILGEPDVKIDATLREVEPAPTSISADTASSDTAVYYNGLFDVPNPDHKLRISMTAQVTIVLDEVKDALVLSSGLVSRKDPQGNVVVPVYDPATETIAPRRIEVGLNNNVMAEIKSGLNEGEQVVSGGTAIVRPAGAQQGGGFRTPGGGMMMMGGPRGGG is encoded by the coding sequence TTGGCTAAGTGGTTGGTGGTCTTGTTGGTGCTCGGGGGCGCCGGCTTTGGGGCGTGGTGGTATTTCCTGGCCGCGCCACAGGCTGCAACCGTGCCCAATACCGTCGTAGTCGGTCGGGCCGACATCGAGCGCACCGTCCTGGCATCCGGCGTGCTGGAGGCGAATTCGCTGGTGAGCGTGGGTGCCGAGGTCAGCGGGCGGATCGAGGCGGTGCATGTCGTCCTGGGTCAGGACGTCAGGAAGGGCGACCTGATCGTCGAGCTTGATAGCCTCGACCAGGAAAACGCGGTCAAGACGGCGCAGGCTGTGCTGGCGGGGATCGAGGCGCAAAAGCGCAGCCAGGAGGCCACGCTCGCCAAGGCCGAAGCTGCGCTGGCGCGCAACCAGCAGCTGAGTGCCAATAGCCTGGTGTCGCAGACCGATCTCGAAACGGCGCAAGCGGCGGTGGATTCGGCGCAGGCACAGATCGACCAGCTCGATGCGCAGATTGCCCAGTCCGAACTCAGCGTGGAATCGGCGGAGCTCAACCTGGCGCGCACCAAGATCGTGGCGCCCAATGACGGCACCATCGTTGCGCTCTTGGTCGACGAGGGGCAGACGGTCAACGCCAACTCGACCATCCCGACGATCGTCAAGATCGCCGACCTCGATACGATGGTGATCAAGGCCGAGATATCGGAGGCCGACGTGGTGCGCGTGCAGGCGGGCCAGCGGGTCTATTTCACCATTCTGGGCGAGCCTGACGTCAAGATCGACGCAACGTTGCGCGAGGTGGAGCCGGCGCCGACTTCGATCAGCGCGGATACGGCCTCCAGCGACACGGCGGTTTACTACAACGGGCTGTTCGACGTGCCCAATCCCGACCACAAGCTGCGCATTTCCATGACGGCGCAGGTGACCATCGTGCTCGATGAGGTCAAGGACGCGCTGGTGCTGTCGTCGGGCCTGGTGTCGCGCAAGGATCCGCAGGGCAATGTCGTGGTTCCGGTCTATGATCCGGCCACCGAGACTATCGCGCCGCGCCGGATCGAGGTGGGGCTCAACAACAATGTCATGGCCGAGATCAAGAGTGGCCTCAACGAAGGCGAACAGGTGGTCAGCGGCGGCACGGCTATTGTCCGTCCGGCTGGTGCCCAGCAGGGCGGCGGTTTCCGTACACCCGGCGGCGGCATGATGATGATGGGCGGGCCGCGCGGTGGCGGCTGA
- a CDS encoding MacB family efflux pump subunit, with the protein MSDPIISLRGLTRRFQTGAEAVTVLRDVDLDIHRGELVAIIGQSGSGKSTLMNILGCLDRASAGSYKFAGRDIGKLGPDALAELRREHFGFIFQRYQLLPDLDAVENVEMPAIYAGVDGGARRRRAIDLLTRLGLGERLSHRPNALSGGQQQRVSVARALMNGGEVILADEPTGALDSKSGKDLMGLLGELHRDGHTIIIVTHDPLIAAQAERVIEISDGVIIGDRRTGEDTRVDQRKEPIRRIARWREGLDRGMEALRMALRAMVAHKLRTFLTMLGIIIGIASVVSVVALGQGSQETVLENIASIGTNTINVYPGSGFGDRRSNRIQTLLPSDAEAIASQPYADSVSPQVSSNATVLFRNTSSNASVTGVGEAYFQVNGRTFAAGVGFNQASITQRTQEAVIDANARDAFFINGEDPIGQVILLGRVPVRVIGVVENVTGFGPGGNSANVYVPYTTAMDRILGQSFLNSIAVRVSDDADMDEAEAEITDLLTRLHDGKTDFFLQNTATIRDTIESTAATLTLLISTIAVISLVVGGIGVMNIMLVSVSERTKEIGIRMAVGARRGDILRQFLIEAVLVCFVGGAAGVALSFGLGSLLTSLVAGARVTYSAESIMLAIASASLIGVIFGFMPARSAARMDPVEALARE; encoded by the coding sequence ATGAGTGATCCCATCATTTCGCTGCGTGGGCTGACGCGGCGCTTCCAGACCGGCGCGGAGGCCGTAACCGTGCTCCGCGATGTCGATCTGGATATTCATCGCGGCGAGTTGGTGGCCATTATCGGCCAGTCCGGTTCGGGCAAGTCGACGCTGATGAATATCCTGGGGTGCCTGGATCGGGCGAGTGCGGGCAGCTACAAGTTTGCCGGCCGCGATATCGGCAAGCTGGGGCCCGACGCGCTGGCGGAATTGCGGCGCGAGCATTTCGGCTTCATCTTCCAGCGCTACCAGTTGCTGCCCGATCTCGACGCGGTCGAGAATGTGGAAATGCCGGCTATCTATGCCGGCGTCGATGGCGGCGCACGCCGGCGGCGGGCGATCGACCTGCTGACCCGGCTCGGATTGGGCGAGCGGCTCAGCCATCGGCCCAATGCGCTGTCCGGCGGCCAGCAGCAGCGCGTCAGCGTGGCGCGGGCGCTGATGAATGGCGGCGAGGTGATCCTGGCCGACGAGCCGACCGGGGCGTTGGACAGCAAGAGCGGCAAGGACCTGATGGGCCTGTTGGGCGAGCTGCATCGCGACGGACACACCATCATCATCGTGACGCATGACCCCCTCATCGCTGCACAGGCGGAGCGGGTGATCGAGATTTCCGACGGCGTGATCATCGGCGACCGGCGGACGGGCGAGGATACGCGGGTCGACCAGCGCAAGGAGCCCATTCGCCGCATTGCCCGCTGGCGTGAAGGGCTTGATCGGGGCATGGAAGCCCTGCGCATGGCGCTGCGGGCCATGGTGGCGCACAAGCTGCGCACCTTCCTCACCATGCTGGGCATCATCATCGGCATCGCCTCGGTGGTATCAGTGGTGGCGCTGGGCCAAGGCAGCCAGGAAACGGTGCTGGAAAATATCGCCTCGATCGGCACCAATACGATCAACGTCTATCCAGGCAGCGGCTTTGGCGACCGGCGCAGCAATCGAATCCAGACGCTGCTGCCCTCCGACGCCGAGGCCATTGCCAGCCAGCCCTATGCCGACAGCGTGTCGCCACAGGTCAGCTCCAACGCCACGGTGCTGTTCCGCAATACTTCGTCCAACGCCTCGGTGACCGGGGTGGGCGAGGCGTATTTCCAGGTCAATGGCCGTACCTTTGCGGCCGGCGTCGGCTTCAACCAGGCGAGCATCACCCAGCGGACGCAGGAGGCGGTGATCGACGCCAATGCGCGGGATGCCTTCTTCATCAATGGCGAAGACCCGATCGGGCAGGTCATCCTGCTCGGGCGGGTACCGGTGCGCGTGATCGGGGTGGTGGAGAATGTCACCGGCTTCGGGCCAGGCGGCAACAGCGCCAATGTCTATGTGCCCTATACGACGGCGATGGACCGCATCCTGGGACAGTCCTTTCTCAATTCGATCGCCGTGCGGGTGAGCGACGATGCCGACATGGACGAGGCCGAGGCCGAGATAACCGACCTGCTGACCCGGCTACACGACGGCAAGACGGATTTCTTTCTCCAGAACACGGCCACCATCCGCGACACGATCGAATCGACGGCTGCGACCCTGACGCTGCTGATATCGACCATCGCCGTCATCTCGCTGGTGGTGGGTGGCATCGGGGTGATGAACATCATGCTGGTAAGCGTGTCCGAGCGCACCAAGGAGATCGGCATCCGCATGGCGGTAGGAGCGCGACGCGGCGATATTCTCAGGCAGTTCCTGATCGAAGCGGTGCTCGTCTGCTTTGTCGGCGGCGCGGCGGGCGTGGCTTTGAGCTTTGGGCTGGGGAGCCTGCTGACGAGCCTGGTCGCAGGGGCGCGGGTCACCTATTCGGCGGAGTCGATCATGTTGGCCATCGCATCGGCGAGCCTGATCGGCGTGATCTTCGGCTTCATGCCGGCGCGCTCGGCGGCACGAATGGACCCGGTCGAGGCGCTGGCGCGGGAGTAG
- a CDS encoding autotransporter assembly complex protein TamA, with the protein MPVAAFDLFGLKLFEDQSEQDAEAVIADPQPYSVVVTINATGDVESAVRNASALVADQDEPASGAAGLLAKARGDYRRIVAALYNEGYYGGVASIRVGGVEASQLAPDVNLPDPVDVAIVVDPGPQFRFNSVNIVNQALPTTDPYDQVDLPSSQGFGAGEIAKSSVILKAEQLALEAWRQQGYPKAEIATRDVVADHATTSVDVTLTVNPGPKAAFGEVTVTGAETLDPGFLARQTGLTPGEEYDPDELALAQKRLDRLEVFRAARLEAAQAVGADGLLPYNLIVQELPGRRFGVGATYSTIDGLGLEAFHLWRNLFGQAERLRLDARVASIGFPIDTAQFDYFFGGTFTKPGIFTPDTDLVAAVSAERTIYPTFTETSASGRVGLTHILSDQITLEGGAQFEINRFDDVFGTRDFKTIGLYGGATLDFRDDSVDPTGGWFGQVNLEPFYELNYGNAAAKLTAEGRTYFGFGEDDRFVLAGRLKAGLVLGPSLAEIPPDKLFFAGGGGSVRGYAFKSIGVNNGAGLVTGGRYLLEGSIEARAKVTDDIGVVGFLDGGYVAADVFPALTDLRLGAGVGVRYYTGLGPLRLDFAVPLNKRAGDPDYAIYVGIGQAF; encoded by the coding sequence ATGCCCGTTGCCGCGTTCGACCTGTTCGGTCTCAAGCTGTTCGAGGATCAAAGCGAGCAGGATGCCGAGGCGGTCATCGCCGATCCGCAGCCCTATAGCGTCGTCGTCACCATCAACGCCACCGGCGACGTCGAGAGTGCGGTGCGCAACGCGTCGGCCCTGGTGGCGGACCAGGATGAGCCGGCTTCGGGCGCGGCGGGTCTGCTGGCCAAGGCGCGTGGCGACTACCGGCGCATCGTGGCGGCGCTCTACAACGAGGGCTATTACGGCGGCGTGGCGTCCATCCGCGTTGGCGGCGTTGAAGCCTCCCAGCTTGCGCCCGATGTGAACCTGCCCGACCCGGTGGATGTCGCCATCGTGGTGGATCCCGGTCCGCAATTCCGCTTCAACAGCGTCAATATCGTCAACCAGGCGCTGCCGACCACCGATCCGTATGACCAGGTCGACCTGCCATCGAGCCAGGGCTTCGGCGCCGGCGAGATCGCCAAATCGTCGGTGATCCTCAAGGCCGAGCAGCTGGCGCTGGAGGCCTGGCGCCAGCAGGGATACCCCAAGGCCGAAATCGCAACGCGCGACGTGGTCGCAGACCATGCGACGACGTCGGTGGATGTGACGCTCACTGTCAATCCGGGGCCCAAGGCAGCGTTTGGCGAGGTGACGGTCACCGGCGCGGAAACGCTCGATCCGGGGTTTCTGGCGCGGCAGACCGGGCTGACGCCGGGCGAGGAATACGACCCCGACGAGCTGGCATTGGCGCAGAAGCGTCTCGACCGGCTTGAAGTGTTCCGGGCGGCGCGGCTGGAAGCGGCGCAGGCGGTGGGCGCCGATGGCCTCCTGCCCTATAACCTGATCGTGCAGGAGCTGCCTGGCCGGCGCTTTGGCGTTGGCGCCACCTATTCCACCATCGACGGGCTGGGGCTGGAGGCGTTTCACCTTTGGCGGAACCTGTTCGGCCAGGCCGAGCGACTGCGGCTCGATGCGCGCGTCGCCAGCATAGGCTTTCCCATCGACACGGCGCAGTTCGACTATTTCTTCGGCGGCACCTTCACCAAGCCGGGTATTTTCACTCCGGACACGGACCTGGTTGCGGCCGTTTCGGCGGAGCGGACGATCTACCCGACCTTCACCGAAACCTCGGCCAGCGGGCGGGTGGGGCTGACCCATATCCTGTCGGACCAGATCACGCTTGAGGGTGGGGCCCAGTTCGAAATCAACCGCTTTGACGATGTTTTCGGTACGCGCGATTTCAAGACTATCGGGCTCTATGGCGGCGCGACGCTGGATTTCCGCGATGACAGCGTCGATCCTACCGGTGGCTGGTTCGGCCAGGTCAACCTCGAGCCGTTCTATGAGCTCAACTACGGCAATGCCGCCGCCAAGCTGACGGCGGAGGGCCGCACCTACTTCGGCTTTGGCGAAGACGATCGCTTCGTCTTGGCCGGGCGGCTGAAGGCCGGTCTGGTACTGGGCCCGAGCCTCGCCGAAATTCCGCCCGACAAGCTGTTCTTTGCCGGCGGCGGCGGCTCGGTGCGCGGCTATGCCTTCAAGTCGATCGGCGTGAACAACGGCGCGGGGCTGGTTACCGGCGGGCGCTACCTGCTGGAGGGCTCGATCGAGGCACGGGCCAAGGTCACCGACGATATCGGCGTGGTCGGCTTCCTCGATGGCGGCTATGTGGCGGCGGACGTTTTTCCGGCGCTGACCGACCTGCGCCTCGGGGCCGGCGTCGGTGTGCGCTACTATACCGGGCTCGGCCCGTTGCGGCTCGACTTCGCGGTGCCCCTCAACAAGCGGGCGGGCGACCCGGACTATGCGATCTATGTCGGCATAGGGCAGGCGTTCTGA